One window of the Brevundimonas goettingensis genome contains the following:
- a CDS encoding extensin family protein, translating to MRFETRTKLVLAALLLLSGCGRLIPEAPKPTPYYPPSMSRPGQTSYAAATGVIGQPIDGDTWRRLRGATSSLGQCVAELDAARVTFSPTPDRVNSETCGLTDAGVLGPDFGTVARMQPSDLTMTCALAAAVSVWRRQSVEPAARELFGSDVVQIDHMGVYACRPVNSQAGNRPSAHSRAAALDFAGVRLRDGTRITVTNDWNDPGPKGQFLHRIRDDACKVFGTTLSPDYNALHHDHLHLEAEASRFCR from the coding sequence ATGCGGTTTGAAACCAGAACGAAGCTGGTGCTGGCGGCTCTGCTGCTGCTGTCCGGCTGCGGGCGGCTGATCCCCGAGGCGCCGAAGCCGACGCCCTATTATCCGCCGAGCATGAGCCGGCCCGGGCAGACCTCCTATGCCGCGGCGACCGGGGTGATCGGCCAGCCGATCGACGGCGATACCTGGCGGCGGCTGCGCGGCGCGACGAGCTCGCTGGGCCAGTGCGTGGCCGAGCTGGACGCGGCGCGGGTTACGTTCAGCCCGACGCCGGACCGGGTGAACTCCGAGACCTGCGGCCTGACCGACGCGGGCGTACTGGGCCCGGACTTCGGCACGGTGGCGCGGATGCAGCCCTCGGACTTGACCATGACCTGCGCCCTGGCGGCGGCCGTCAGCGTCTGGCGCCGTCAGTCGGTGGAGCCGGCGGCGCGCGAACTGTTCGGCTCCGACGTGGTCCAGATCGATCACATGGGCGTCTATGCCTGCCGTCCCGTGAACAGTCAGGCGGGCAACCGGCCGAGCGCCCATTCGCGCGCGGCGGCACTGGACTTCGCAGGGGTGCGGCTGAGGGACGGGACGCGGATCACGGTCACCAATGACTGGAACGATCCGGGGCCGAAGGGCCAGTTCCTGCACCGCATCCGCGACGACGCCTGCAAGGTGTTCGGGACGACGCTGAGCCCCGACTACAACGCCTTGCACCACGACCACCTCCACCTCGAGGCGGAGGCCAGTCGCTTCTGCAGATAG